From the genome of Camarhynchus parvulus chromosome 8, STF_HiC, whole genome shotgun sequence, one region includes:
- the METTL11B gene encoding alpha N-terminal protein methyltransferase 1B: MAYKAAHLAFKSRWHKTDEELCRHSMSFVLHKAIQNDFFKCYLYLLEKLPLVKLYALTSQVINGEMQFYARAKHFYREVPATEEGMMGDYIELSNTDVESSREFLRKFVGGVGKAGTGRALDCGSGIGRISKHVLLPVFKSVELVDMMENFLAEVPNYLQGKEDRVEMYYCKSLQEFTPAPRRYDVIWIQWVSGYLTDKDLLEFLIRCQGGLKDNGVIILKDNVAREGCTLDCLDSSVIRDLNILHSLIEMSGLTILREERQEGFPEQCVPVWMLAMQKGPGHS; this comes from the exons ATGGCCTATAAAGCAGCGCATTTGGCCTTTAAGTCACGCTGGCACAAGACAGATGAGGAACTCTGTCGGCACAGCATGTCCTTTGTCCTGCACAAGGCAATCCAGAACGACTTCTTCAAGTGCTACCTTTACCTGCTGGAAAAGCTCCCCCTGG TGAAGCTTTACGCCCTGACAAGCCAAGTGATCAACGGGGAGATGCAGTTCTACGCCAGGGCCAAGCACTTCTACCGCGAGGTGCCCGCCACGGAGGAGGGAATGATGGGGGACTACATCGAGCTCTCCAACACCGACGTGGAATCCTCCCGGGAATTCCTCAGGAAGTTTGTTGGG GGGGTGGGGAAAGCTGGCACCGGCCGTGCCCTGGACTGTGGCTCTGGGATAGGTCGGATCAGCAAGCACGTCCTGCTGCCGGTTTTCAAGAGTGTGGAGCTGGTGGATATGATGGAGAATTTCCTGGCTGAGGTCCCAAACTACCTGCAGGGCAAGGAGGACAGAGTAGAGATGTATTACTGCAAAAGCCTCCAGGAATTCACACCTGCCCCACGAAGATACGACGTCATCTGGATTCAGTGGGTTTCAG GATATCTGACAGACAAAGATCTCCTGGAGTTCCTCATCCGCTGCCAGGGGGGCTTGAAGGACAACGGAGTGATCATTCTGAAGGACAATGTGGCCAGGGAGGGCTGCACCCTGGACTGCCTGGACAGCAGCGTGATCCGCGACCTCAACATCCTGCACAGCCTCATCGAGATGAGCGGACTCACCATCCtcagggaggagaggcaggagggctTCCCTGAGCAGTGTGTCCCTGTCTGGATGCTGGCCATGCAGAAGGGCCCTGGCCACTCCTGA